The region TAGCGGCCGTCGAAAATAGGTTTGAAGTACGAGCTAGTAAGAGCAGGTAGCGCATTAACGACCTGCTCTTTTTTTGCTGCGAGAGTTGCTGTGAGAGTTGCCATAAAAGTTATGGCGAAAGATAAACTGTCGTACGCTATTCTTTTTCTTGTTGAAAAGCTTGCTTGGCTTTTTCCATCGCCTCAACATCCAAGCCTAACTCTTGTACCGCTTCTTTGATTAACCCTGGGTTGGTCATTACTTGCATCATGACTGGTTGCAACTGCTCTTGCGGAATACCTAAGCTAGCAATGGTATTCATCGCCATTAGCGGATTGGTGGTTAGCTCTGTAAAAATGTCGTTAATTTGCGCTTGGGCAATATTATTGGCCTGTAGCACTTGAATAATTGGGTTCATTCACTCGTATCTGCATTAACAAAAATTATCAGCATTATAGCGAGGCAACAGTCAAGTTTCGAGCCAGATGTCAAAATCTGGCGATTCAGCTCACTCAACACATAAGCAGGTTCAATCCAGATGGTGAAAAAACACCAAAAAGCCTTTTAAATTCAGTACACCGACAGAGCTTTACGCTATCGGTGTTTAGGTAGT is a window of Thalassotalea euphylliae DNA encoding:
- a CDS encoding DUF2999 family protein, coding for MNPIIQVLQANNIAQAQINDIFTELTTNPLMAMNTIASLGIPQEQLQPVMMQVMTNPGLIKEAVQELGLDVEAMEKAKQAFQQEKE